A single region of the Populus nigra chromosome 2, ddPopNigr1.1, whole genome shotgun sequence genome encodes:
- the LOC133682959 gene encoding uncharacterized protein LOC133682959, producing MENEERPQPEAQYQRELEGVRNDVAHLTSMLEQMLRARDGEGTSTQPDEAPAAAQIPVAPINVGANTPNKQHPNPIRPIQIPITMDLTNEDPHDVKLSNHEGYDKWTALEERLRAVEGNDLFDQVRAAEVCLVPNIVIPKKFRVPEFVKYTGMECPKTHLRSYYNKMAEVIHDDKMLIYFFQDSLTGSALSWYMRLDNIRIKKWTDLADAFLKQYKFNLEIAPDRTSLITMEKGNQESVRVYAQRWRDQAINVQPPLIETEMVTLFANTFRAPYYEHLMGSSAQHFYDVVRIAERIEQGIRSGRIAEPIEKRGFIGKKKENEVNNLEGGYKGRSKNYQTPTTQVTSINFAKPSIPNQPNQTKFPANNQSNYQRRDNRPSEEQLPPLPITLKELYAKLLSIGQIAPLPVPPMQPPFPAWYNPEVTCEYHAGHAGHSIEACFAFKRKVLQLIKVGWVTFEDSPNVNSNPLPKHAVGGSGVNTMEVGSKEKVLRVTMARLYEMLVQSGHLEKPSEHCIREDDFCPFHKKKGHHIDECIEFHQKVARMLTLGELRIEAARDNEEIKMIENQGKCRIQSTANGLSRLVLTKPPMANKANYGAMPRDYGYTSIIETPLPLFRTEISGLTRSGRCFTPEELEKQRKAKGKEVLDLDKEFEVNKPVTEEETNEFLKLMKHSEYCIVDQLKKTPAKISIMSLILSSEPHRNALQKVLNEAYVPQDIEQKTMEHLVGRIHAANYLYFTEDELDAEGTGHNKPLYVTVRCKDCLIGKVLIDNGSALNVLPRHMLDEMPVDPSHMQPSVMTARAYDGSPRQVIGTIEVELAVGPQVFLVTLQVMDIHPSYSMLLGRPWIHSAGAVTSSLHQCLKYIANGVLVTVKAEETISMVRNVAVPFIEAEDCKDGNLHAFEVVNTEWVPENTVVRKPELSEATKMAAKSFLKHKIPCPYVIKKGKLEWIDIIKLKAAEQRFGLGYKPKKEDYKRAAGARREKRMARIEGRKPEEESLVIPPIRTSFPKAAYVMQPDKGHGNLFQKFFSMNINTLEEDQVKNIAEKIESGRKDEELPQLTIHILEEVTDRTFIRKLAEGEKFQNWETQEAPLVFKMNPESGSSTTTPALYIENEWPNFKEYIVARELKIGTLITPEEKEELIALLRDYVDVFAWSYEDMPGLDTDIVVHKIPLVEGCKPVKQKLRRTHPEILIKVKAEIEKQWNAGFLEVVKYPQWVSNIVVVPKKEGIEVDPDKVKAIQSMPPPKTEKDVRGFLGRLNYIARFISQLTTTCDPIFRLLRKKNLGMWNKSVKKLSRKSSSTY from the exons atggaaaacgaagaaagGCCACAACCAGAAGCTCAGTACCAAAGAGAACTTGAAGGAGTTCGGAATGATGTGGCACACCTAACCAGTATGTTAGAGCAAATGTTGAGAGCCAGAGATGGAGAGGGAACGTCTACTCAACCTGATGAAGCACCAGCAGCAGCTCAAATTCCTGTCGCACCTATAAACGTGGGGGCAAATACACCAAATAAGCAGCATCCTAATCCCATTCGGCCCATCCAAATCCCTATTACAATGGATTTAACAAACGAGGACCCACATGACGTCAAACTCTCTAATCATGAAGGGTATGATAAGTGGACTGCACTAGAAGAGAGGCTAAGGGCAGTTGAAGGAAATGATTTATTTGACCAAGTTAGGGCTGCTGAAGTATGTTTGGTGCCTAACATTGTTATTCCAAAGAAGTTTAGAGTGCCAGAGTTTGTTAAGTATACCGGGATGGAATGCCCAAAGACCCATCTCCGTTCTTACTATAACAAAATGGCAGAAGTTATCCACGatgataaaatgttaatttacttCTTCCAGGATAGCCTGACAGGATCGGCCCTTAGTTGGTATATGAGGCTGGACAATATTAGGATCAAGAAGTGGACAGACTTGGCAGATGCTTTCTTAAAGCAATACAAGTTTAATCTTGAGATTGCTCCTGATAGGACCAGTCTAATTACCATGGAGAAAGGAAATCAAGAGTCTGTAAGGGTTTATGCTCAAAGGTGGCGTGACCAAGCTATCAATGTACAACCTCCACTAATAGAGACGGAGATGGTGACACTGTTTGCTAATACTTTTAGGGCTCCATACTATGAACACCTTATGGGTAGTTCAGcacaacatttctatgatgtgGTGCGGATTgctgagaggattgaacaagGAATCCGAAGTGGGAGAATTGCAGAACCTATAGAGAAGAGAGGTTTCattgggaaaaagaaagaaaatgaggtgAATAACCTAGAAGGTGGATACAAAGGGAGAAGCAAAAACTACCAAACACCTACCACCCAAGTCACCAGTATCAATTTTGCCAAACCCTCCATCCCAAACCAACCCAATCAAACAAAATTCCCAGCAAATAACCAAAGCAATTACCAAAGAAGGGACAACCGACCATCGGAAGAACAATTACCACCTTTACCAATAACCTTAAAAGAGTTGTATGCCAAGCTGTTGAGTATTGGGCAGATAGCTCCCCTACCCGTACCACCTATGCAACCACCTTTCCCTGCATGGTACAACCCCGAGGTGACTTGTGAATACCATGCTGGTCACGCAGGTCATAGCATTGAGGCTTGCTTTGCTTTTAAAAGGAAGGTGTTGCAACTGATCAAAGTTGGATGGGTCACTTTCGAGGATTCACCTAATGTGAATTCAAACCCTCTACCCAAACATGCTGTAGGTGGTAGTGGAGTGAATACTATGGAGGTCGGTAGCAAAGAGAAGGTGCTAAGAGTGACCATGGCAAGGCTGTATGAAATGTTGGTACAGTCTGGACATTTGGAGAAACCATCTGAACATTGCATAAGGGAAGATGATTTTTGCCCattccataaaaagaaaggcCATCACATTGATGAATGCATTGAGTTTCATCAAAAGGTTGCGAGAATGCTGACTTTAGGAGAGCTAAGGATTGAGGCTGCAAGAGATAACGAAGAGATCAAGATGATAGAGAATCAGGGGAAATGTAGAATCCAATCAACAGCTAATGGGCTATCGAGATTGGTATTAACTAAACCCCCGATGGCAAACAAAGCAAACTATGGAGCGATGCCTAGAGATTATGGTTATACCTCGATTATTGAAACTCCTTTGCCACTGTTCCGAACTGAGATAAGTGGACTAACTCGGAGTGGTCGTTGTTTCACACCTGAAGAActagagaaacaaagaaaggcTAAGGGCAAGGAGGTGTTGGACCTCGATAAAGAGTTTGAGGTGAATAAACCTGTGACTGAGGAAGAAACaaatgagtttttgaaattgatgaagCATAGTGAGTACTGTATAGTGGATCAGTTGAAGAAGACCCCTGCCAAGATCTCCATCATGTCATTAATACTCAGTTCCGAGCCGCATCGTAATGCTTTGCAAAAAGTACTAAATGAGGCCTACGTACCCCAAGATATTGAACAAAAGACTATGGAGCATCTAGTAGGGAGGATCCATGCTGCCAATTACTTATATTTCACGGAAGATGAACTTGACGCTGAAGGAACtggacataacaagcccttatatGTCACAGTCCGATGCAAAGATTGTCTCATTGGTAAAGTTCTCATCGATAACGGCTCAGCCCTTAATGTGTTACCAAGGCATATGCTGGATGAAATGCCAGTGGATCCCTCACACATGCAACCCAGTGTGATGACGGCTAGAGCGTACGATGGCTCACCAAGGCAAGTGATAGGGACAATTGAGGTCGAACTAGCTGTGGGTCCACAAGTCTTTCTAGTAACCCTTCAAGtgatggatatccacccttcctatagtatgttgttaggaaggccATGGATACATTCTGCGGGAGCTGTCACCTCCTCGCTGCATCAATGTTTGAAGTACATTGCCAATGGCGTTCTGGTTACTGTTAAGGCTGAGGAGACTATATCAATGGTAAGAAATGTGGCGGTTCCATTCATTGAAGCCGAAGATTGTAAGGATGGAAACCTTCATGCATTTGAAGTTGTGAATACCGAGTGGGTACCCGAGAACACTGTGGTGAGAAAACCAGAACTCTCGGAGGCCACCAAAATGGCCGCTAAAAGCTTTTTGAAGCACAAGATTCCTTGCCCATATGTCATCAAGAAAGGAAAACTTGAATGGATTGATATAATCAAGCTGAAAGCTGCAGAACAGAGGTTTGGGCTTGGATATAAGCCCAAGAAAGAGGATTACAAGCGAGCTGCTGGTGCAAGAAGGGAGAAAAGAATGGCTAGGATTGAAGGAAGGAAGCCTGAAGAAGAAAGCCTAGTCATCCCTCCAATCAGGACTTCTTTTCCAAAGGCCGCATATGTGATGCAACCTGATAAGGGACACGGAAACCTCTTTCAgaagtttttttcaatgaaCATAAACACTCTGGAGGAAGACCAAGTCAAGAACATTGCTGAGAAAATTGAATCTGGAAGAAAGGATGAAGAGCTGCCACAATTAACCATCCACATTTTGGAAGAAGTCACCGACAGGACTTTCATTCGAAAGCTAGCCGAAGGAGAGAAGTTCCAGAATTGggagacccaagaagctccattggttttcaaaat GAACCCTGAAAGCGGATCCTCCACAACAACACCTGCACTTTACAttgagaatgaatggccaaactttaaagaatacatagTAGCT agagagctGAAAATAGGGACTTTGATCACTCCGGAAGAGAAGGAAGAGTTGATTGCACTGCTCCGAGATTACGTAGATGTCTTTGCCTGGTCCTAcgaagatatgcctggtttggatacgGACATCGTAGTACATAAGATACCACTGGTGGAAGGATGCAAGCCGGTTAAGCAGAAGTTAAGGAGAACTCATCCGGAGATCTTAATCAAAGTAAAAGCAGAAATTGAAAAGCAATGGAACGCTGGTTTTTTGGAAGTAGTCAAGTATCCACAGTGGGTGTCAAACATAGTGGTGGTACCCAAAAAGGAAG GGATAGAAGTAGATCCCGACaaagtaaaggctattcaatctatgccacCTCCCAAGACTGAGAAAGATGTGAGAGGTTTCTTAggaaggttgaattacattgctcggtttatatctCAATTAACCACGACTTGTGATCCGATCTTTCgtttgttaaggaagaagaatcttGGAATGTGGAATAAGAGTGTGAAGAAGCTTTcgagaaaatcaagcagtacctACTAA